The Anolis sagrei isolate rAnoSag1 chromosome Y, rAnoSag1.mat, whole genome shotgun sequence genome contains a region encoding:
- the LOC132781328 gene encoding ras-related protein ORAB-1-like — MSTISPEYDYLFKLLLIGDSGVGKSCLLLRFADDTYTDSYISTIGVDFKIRTIELEGRTIKLQIWDTAGQERFRTITSSYYRGAHGIIIVYDVTDQDSFNNMHLWMEEINRYASENVNKLIVGNKSDLTSKKAVDYTTAKEYADSLGVPFLETSAKNATNVEQAFLTMAAEIKNRVSSGPTQNDSHKSNLHIQSGPLRQEGAGQEDGGGGCC, encoded by the exons ATGTCCACCATCAGCCCTGAATA tgactatttgttTAAGCTGCTGCTGATCGGCGATTCTGGAGTCGGGAAATCGTGCCTCCTGCTCCGTTTTGCA GATGACACCTATACAGACAGCTACATCAGCACCATTGGCGTAGATTTCAAAATCCGAACAATTGAGTTGGAAGGAAGGACAATTAAGCTGCAAATT TGGGACACGGCAGGGCAGGAGCGCTTCCGAACCATCACGTCCAGCTATTACCGAGGCGCACATGGCATCATCATTGTGTATGATGTGACAGACCAG GATTCGTTCAACAACATGCACCTCTGGATGGAGGAGATCAACCGCTATGCCAGCGAGAATGTGAACAAGCTGATTGTTGGAAACAAGAGCGACCTCACAAGCAAGAAAGCCGTGGACTACACAACAGCCAAG GAATATGCGGACTCCCTCGGGGTGCCCTTCCTAGAAACCAGTGCAAAAAATGCCACCAATGTGGAGCAGGCGTTTCTCACGATGGCAGCGGAGATCAAGAACCGAGTGAGCAGCGGTCCCACTCAGAACGACAGCCACAAGTCCAACCTCCACATCCAGAGCGGGCCCCTGAGGCAAGAAGGAGCCGGTCAAGAAGacggaggaggaggctgctgctaA